From bacterium:
GCATCCAGTTCGCGCTGGACACCGATGTCCGGACGAGTCCGCGGGTATCCTTCTACGCGAGGATCGACGCGGATGCGGCCGAGGTCCGCCAGCACTTCGGCGTGAGCGGTGGCGTCCGGTTCAGGCCGATGCGCCGAGGGAGCATCCGTCCGCTGGCCGGCCTCGGCGTCGGGCTCTACTGGCTCGAGCCGAAGACGGACGTGGGCTACGCGGTGGACCGGGAGTTCCCGCTGCGTATGGAAGGGCACGTGGCTGCGGAGTGGTTCGCTGCCCCAGGACTGCGGTTCTTCCTCGAATACCGTCTGGCGGGGTCGCGCTTCAGGGCGGTCAGGCGGGGCGACGGGCCACCCTCCGGCCCCGCGCTCACCGTCTCCGACGAGGCGGTGCTGCACCTGGCACACAGCGGATGGTTTGGGCTGCGGCTGGCGCTGTTCTGAACGCCGGTCCTCCGGCCGCGCGTGGCGGCTGCCGATCAGCCACGACGATCCGCGCCCGCCGGGTCCGGGCCCGTTCCCCTTCCCTGCGCGTTCCGAGCGTCACACGGCCGCTGCGCAGCGCGTTTCACTCGCCCTGGAGCACCTCGCGGATCGCCGGCAGCACGCTTTCCAGCTCTTCGCGCGTCGCGACCAGCGGCGGCGCGAAGCGGACGACCTGCTCGTGCGTCTCCTTCGCCAGGACGCCGCGCCGCATGAGCGCCTCGCAGAACGGCCGGGCCGGGCCGGATTCACGCCGGATCACCACGCCGATGAGCAGCCCGCGCCCCCGCACCTCTGCAACGTGCGGCGACCGGATCGCGGCCAGCTCGCCCATGAACCAGGTCCCCAGCTCGTGCGCCCGCTCCGGCAGCCGTTCTTCGACGATGACGCGGAGCGACGCCCGCGCGACCGCCGCCGCCAGCGGGTTCCCGCCGAACGTGGAGCCGTGGGTGCCCGGCGTGAAGACGTCCAAGACCGGCGCATCGGCGAGCACCGCCGACACGGGGTACACGCCGCCGCCCAGCGCCTTGCCCAGGATCATCACATCGGGACGGACGTCCTCCCACTGGGACGCGAACATTCGGCCCGTGCGACCCAGGCCCGTCTGGATCTCGTCCGCGACGAGGAGCACGCCCCGTTCGCGGCAGAGCTCGGCCGCCGCGCGCAGGTACCCCTCCGGCGGCACCACTACACCCGCCTCGCCCTGGATCGGCTCCACGAGGAACGCGGCGGTGTTCGGGCCGAGCGCGTTGGCGAGCGCCTCCACGTCGCCGTAAGGCACCAGCCGGAACCCGGGCGTGAACGGGCCGAAGCCCCGCCGGTACAGCTCTTCGGATGAAAAACCGACGATGGTCGTCGTCCGGCCGTGGAAGTTCCCTTCGCAGACGACGATCTCCGCGCGCTCGGCCGGGACGCCCTTCCGCTCGTACGCCCACTTGCGCGCGGCCTTGATCGCCGTCTCCACCGCCTCCGCGCCCGTGTTCATCGGGAGCGCCTTCTCGTAGCCGGCAAGGGCGCAGAGTTCCTCGAGGAACGGGCCGAGCTGGTCGTTGTGGAACGCCCGCGAGGTCAGGGTCAGCCGTTCCGCCTGCTCGTACAGCGCAGCGAGGATGCGGGGGTGCCGGTGCCCCTGGTTCAGGGCCGAATAGGCGCTGAGCATATCGAAGTAGCGGCGACCCTCGACGTCCCAGACCCAGACGCCTTCGCCCCTCTCCAGCACCACGGGCAACGGCTCGTAGTTGTGGGCGCACCACCGCTCCGCCGTCTCCAGCGCTCGCCGGGTCCGTTCTCCAACAGCGGCATCGCCGCCATGGGGCGCGGCCCGCTCCGACGGTTGCCGCGCCTCGGCCGCTCCGCCCGCCACGTCGCCGCGCATCACGCCTCCCACTCCCCATGGCCCGGCTCGTCCGGCACGCCGCACTCCGGGCACTGGGTCGCGAGATACCGCACCCACTCGACCAATTCGTCCTCCTCGGGCAGTTGCGCCACGCCCTCCGCAGCCACGGAGTGGTAGACCAGGCCCCAACGGTCGGCGATGACCAGCGCGCTCCGGTCCGCCGGCACGTTCAGCCGCCGCAGCGCCGATCCGTCCACATCCGCGAGGACCGGGAACGGCACGCCCCCGACGCGGCCGACCAGCTCGGTCGCCTCTTCGAGCGACGAGGCGACGATCGCCAGAGGCCTGCCGGCCCAGGGTTCGAGCCGCCCGGCAGCCCGCGCGAGCCACTCCAGCTCCGCCGCGCCTTCCTCATCATCGTATCGCAGGACCACGAGCACGGGCGCGCCCCGGGCAGGGTCGCGCAAGGAGACCGGACGCCCGTCGGGAACCGCGGGGAGCGCGAGGGCGGGCAACCGTTGGCCCGGCCGGAGCGGCGCCTCGTTCAGGTCGGACGGCGTTCGCTGGACCGCCATCGTGTCGCCCTCGCGGCGCATCAGCGAGAGACCGGCTTGCCCAGCCGCTTCTCCACGTCCCGGACGGCTTGGTTCAGCCGATTGGTCGCGCCCTTGTGGTCGTCGACCGCCAGGAGCATGTAGACCCGGTCGTGCTTCTGCCGCAGCCGCTCTTCCGCCCGCTTGATCACCGGCATCACTTCATCCCACTCCCCCTCGATGACGGTGTCCATGCCGGTGACCTCGTACGGCAGGCCGGAGCGGTCGATCTCGTCAATGACCTCGGAGACCGGCTCGACCAGAGAGTCACCGCCACCCACCGGGAACATCGCGAGGCTGAACAGCATGATCCACCTCCGTTGGAAGGGCTGGGCGAGAAGTCGCTCGTGGCCGACGACTGCATGGGTACAGCGCGGGCATTTCCTGTGCCGGAGGGTGCGTATGCGCCCGGCTCCACAGGACTCCCAAGACGAAAAGGCCCGGGCGCTGTCCTGGCGCTCCGGGCCTCCATCCGCGCCCGCGGCTCCTCCGCCGCGGTGCCGCCTGACGTCTCGATGCTCATGCCGAGGGTGGGACTCGAACCCACATGGGCTTGCGCCCGCGCGATTTTGAGTCGCGTGCGTCTGCCATTCCGCCACCCCGGCGTACACTCCTAAGATAACACCTCCTCGCGCCTCACTCCAGGGCCTTGGGCGGCCCCAGCACCTCCCGCAGGATCATCGCGCGCTGCAGCTCGCTGCGCCCCCCCAGACGGAGGCGGACGGCGGGCCCGCGACGACGCGGCGCGGCCGCCGGCGCGGCGGCCGCGGCGATCTTCGCTCGGAAGGCGGCGTGCCGCTCCTCCGGGGACAGGTCCAGCACCTCCAGGGACCGGACCACCGGCTCCTCCTCGAGCGAGACCACCTCCCGGGACCCGGGGAGCGGCGGGGGCGCGGGCTCGAGATCTTCGTCCCACCCCTCCTCGTCCCAGCCGTCTGCCTCCCAACCCGCACCTTCCGCGGTCGGCGACCACTCGACCGGCTCGGCCTCCGCCGGCGTCGAGACCGGCTGCGGCGGCTGCGGAGCACTCACCGGCGCTGGCCGCCGCCTCTCTCCCGTCAGGATCTCCCAGAGGTCGTCCGGGATCATGTCCGCGGCCGAACCCGGCGCCGCGCTCTGCGGCTCCGCGTCACGCCCGGGGACGCTCGCCTCGGACTCACGCCGCTCCGGCCGCTGCCCGCTCCCTGTCCTGCCGGGCGGCTTGGGTTGCCGGCCGCCCCCCAGAACCGACCCGAGAACGCGCCAGACGATGAACAACAGGATGAGGAGCGAGCCGAAGTCCTCCACGCTCAGCTCTCCTCGACCGGGCCATCGGAGGTCCCGCCTGCGATCGCGTGGCGCATCTCCGTATCGGCCATGATGTTACGGATCCGCAGGTAGTCCATGATGCCGAGGTTGCCGCTGCGCAGCGCCTCGGCGATCGCCAGCGGAACCTGCGCCTCCGCCTCCACCACCCGCGCGCGCATCTCCTGCACCTTCGCGCGCATCTCCTGCTCCAACGCCACCGCCATCGCCCGGCGCTCCTCCGCCTTCGCCTGCGCGATCCGCTTGTCCGCCTCGGCCTGGTCGGTCTGCAGCTCCGCGCCGATGTTCTTGCCGACATCCACATCCGCGATGTCGATGGACAGGATCTCGAACGCCGTCCCGGCATCCAGCCCCTTGGCGAGAACCGTCTTCGAGATGGCGTCCGGGTTCTCCAGCACGGCCTTGTGGGACTCGCTCGAACCGATCGTCGAGACGATGCCCTCGCCCACCCGTGCCAGGATCGTGTCTTCACCCGCGCCGCCGACCAGCCGGTTGATGTTGGCGCGGACAGTCACGCGCGCGGTGGCGATGAGCTGGATCCCGTCCTTGGCCATGGCGGCCACCTTCGGCGTCTCGATGACCTTGGGGTTCACCGAGACCCTCACCGCATCCAGCACGTCACGGCCCGCCAGGTCAATGGCCGCGGCCCGCTGGAACGAGAGGTCGATGTTCGCCTTGTTGGCGCTGATCAACGCCTTCACGACCCGGTCCACGCGGCCACCCGCGAGGTAATGCGCCTCGAGGTCCTTGATCGACAGGTTGAGCTCCGCCTTGGTCGCGGCGATGAGCGGGCGGATCACCGCCGCCGGGTTCACTTTCCTCAGGCGCATGCCGATCAGGTCGCCGAGCCCGACCTTCACGCCGGCGAAGATCGCCTCGATCCACAACCGGACCGGCACCGCCCAGGCGAGGAACATGAGGATGGCGACGCCGACGACGACGAAACCGATCGTGCTCAGGAAAAGGCCCTCTTCCATGTTCCGAACGCTCGCGGGTGAAGCGGGTTGAAAGGGAATCGACGCGATCGAAGGCGATCGAATGTTACTACTCCACCGGCCGCACGACGTGCCGGTACCCCTCCGCGCGTACGATGCGGACGGGCGTGCCCGGTTCGATCCACTCGCCCTCGCTGACGACGTCCAGGCGCTCGTCGCCGAACTGGGCGACGCCGGCCGGGCGCAGCGCCGTGATGGCGACGCCCGTCGCGCCGACCAGCTCGGGCCGGGCCGGCGCGGCGAGGTAGCCCGCCTGGGACTCCAGGGCCTGGTCGAGCACGATGCCGGAGCGCGCGAGCCGGCCTCTCCTGGCCAGCGAGCGCAGCACGAGCCAGCCGCCGACGAGAACCGCAACGATGGCGAACGACAGGCCGCCCGCCGCCTGGCTCAGGTCCACCGCGGTCGCCGAGCTGCCCACCATGCTCAGGAAAACGCTGCCCAACACGGCGGCGACCCCTCCGACCCCGAAGATCCCGAGACCCGGAACCACGAACAATTCGATTCCGAGCAGCACGAAGCCGACGCCGAGCAGGATCAACTCCTCCCAGCCCGCCAGGCCCACCAGGTAGTGAGCGCCGAAGAACAGGGCTAGGCACGCCACTCCCACCAGACCGGCCAGCCCGAACGACGCCGTCTTCAGCTCGACGAGGAGAGCGAGGAAGCCCAGGGACAGCAGCAGCGGAGCGACCATCGGGTGCGTCAGGAAGCGCACCAGCCCCTCGGCCCAGTTCACCTCGGTGACGACGGTCTCGGCCGAAGCGAGCCCGAGATCCTCGAGCAGCGTCTCCCAGTCCGCCGTCTCGACCGCGTAGCCGACGCGGACCGCTTCCTCCGTCGTCAGCGTGAGCAGCTTGCCCGGCTCGACGAGCCCTTCGACGCCGACCTCCTCGTCCACCATGGCTTCCGCGATGCGCGGATCCAGGCCGCGCGCCTCGGCCAGGGCCCGCATCTCGCTGCGCATCGCGCTCACGATCTTCTCCGGCGCCTTCTCGCCCTCTCCCGTCACCGGCGTCGCAGCGCCGATCATCGAGCCCGGCCGCATGTAGATCTTGCGCGTGGCCAGCGCGATCATCGCCCCCGCCGAGAACGCCCGGCGGTTGATGAACGCGTAGACCGGGACCTCGGAATCGGACACGGCGTTGACGATCCGTTGCGCGGCATCCACCCGGCCGCCGGGCGTCTCGATCTCCAGCACCGCCGCGGCCGCCCCCGCAGCCGCCGCCTCCCGCAGGCTCCGCTCGACGAACGGCGCGAGACCCAGCTCGATCGTGCCGTGCACCGGGATGCGGTACACGACGTCCCGGCGCGCGCCCTCCCGATCCGGCCCATCGGACGAGCCGCACGCGAGGACGGGAGCCCACACGGCCAGCAGGCAGGCCAATGCGATTCCACGCATCCGGCGACGGAGTGTGGCCCTCATGCCCATGGATGTACCCGACGGATCGAGAAAGGATACGGAACCGGCGAGCGCCGGCGCGCGGCCGGCCGCCGAGGGGCTCAACGGGCCGCGCCAGACGCCGCGTCCAGGAGCTGCCGCGCGTAGTAGGCGCGGCGGAGACCCAGAACGTAGCGGCCCGCGGCCTCGGCCTCCCGCGCGCCCCGCAGCAGCCGCTCGGCCCGGCGCAGGTCGGCGACCCGGGCGCTGTCGCCGCTCCGCCGCTCCGCGGCGAGCCGCGCCTCGACCACGGGGAGCAGGCGCCGGAGCACGGCGTGCGGCGTCGTCTCCGCCAGCCGGTCCGCGGCCCCGACCAGGGCGGAGACCGCCGCGACCTCGTCTCCCGACGCGCTCGCGGCGTGGGACCGTCCGAGCAGGGCTCGCGCCTCCACCAGCGCCTCGCGCACCGGCGGCACTGCGACCTCGCCCACCACCGCTTCGGCGGTCTCCAGCCAGAAACCCAGGGCGCCGCGCGCCGCCTCCAGGGCAGCGGGCTCCAGCAGCCGGGCGAGCGGCACGATGCCGGACGCGTACGCCTCGGCCCGGAGCCGGCGCGCCTCCGGCCCGTCCTCCAGCGAATCCGCCCGCATCGCGAGCGCCAGCGCCGCGCTCAGCCGCACCACGGCCTCTTCCGCCCTCGCTCCACCCCCGTCCGCCGTTGCCCGGGCCCGGGCCAGCGCCTCGCTCGCCAAGGACGTGAACGTGGGCAGCTCCGCCGCGATCGCCAGCGCGGCCTCCACCTCGCCCGCAGGGACCAACGCCGCGGGCTCCATGACGGCGTCGCCACAGCCGCCGAACACGACCAGGCCGGCGAGGGCGGCGCCAGCGATCCCGGAGGGCCGAACGCGCATGCGGATCCGCTCGACGAGACGGAAACCTCTCTGCGAAAAGCTAGTAGCAAGCCCCGGCCGCGGCAACGGGATCGCGTACTTGACCCCTCCGGGCACCCGGTCTAGGTTCACGCTCGGACGTCCGACCAGGGGGCCATCGGGCATGGGGGCAGGCCGGCCCGGATACGACGAAAAGCTGCTGGAGATCCTGCGCGCGGCGGCCGCGGTCTTCGCCGAGAAAGGGTATCACCGGGCGAGCATCCGCGACATCAGCCGCGCCACCGGCATCAGCCTCTCGGGACTCTACTACTACGTCCGGAGCAAGGAAGAGCTGCTCTTCCTCATCCAGGACCACTGCTTCGGCACGGTCCTGGACAACGTGGAACGGCTCCTCGCCGGCGAGACCGACCCGGTCCGCCGGTTCCGGTTGTTCGTGGAGAACCACGTTCGGTTCTTCGTGAACAACATGCGGGAGATGAAGGTCCTCTCGCACGAGGCCGATTCGCTGACGGGCGAGTATCGCCGCCGCGTACAGGCGAAGAAGAAGAGGTACACGGACCTGTGCATGTCCATCCTCGAGGAGCTGCGACCGCCCGACACCGGGATCGATCTCCGGGTCGCGACGTTCGCGCTCTTCGGGATGCTCAACTGGATCTACAACTGGTATCGTCCGGGCCGGGATGTACCCGTCGCGGAGCTGGCGGATGGGTTCAGCCGGCTCTTTTTGCAGGGGTGTCTTTCGCCGGCGAGCGGTGTGGCGGAAGCCATGCCCGTCGAGCCGGCGCCGTCCATCTGGCGGCGCTGAGGACCGCAACACGGGAGAGCGACCATGGCCAAGGTGGTGGAGGACACGGCGCGCGCGGCGCGCGAGCTGGTGCACTACGAGGAGCGTGGCGGCGTGGCGGTGCTGACGCTCGATGACCCGCCAGCCAACACGTACACCTACGAGATGATGCAGCAGCTCGATGCGGCGATCCTGCGGGCGAGGATGGCGGACCACGTTTCGGTCCTGGTGCTGGTGGGCGCGGGCGAGAAGTTCTTCTGCGCGGGCGCCAACATCCAGATGCTCGCGGAGGTGTCGCCGCAGTTCAAGTACTACTTCTGTCTGCATGCGAACGAGACGCTGAACCGCCTGGAGCAGACGCCCAAGCTGGTGATCGCCGCGCTGAACGGGCACACGGTGGGCGGTGGTCTCGAGATCGCGATGGCTGCGGACATCCGGATCGCGCGTCGTGGTGCCGGCAAGATCGGCCTGCCCGAGGTGAACCTGGGTGTGCTGCCGGGGACGGGCGGGACGCAGCGGCTCGCCCGGCTGGTGGGCAAGGCCCGGGCGATCGAGCTCATGGCGACCGGCCGCACGTTCGAGTTCGACGAGGCGCGGGATCTCGGCATCGTTCACGACGTCTACGATGCGGAGTCGCGCGACGCCTTCCTGGAGAAAGTGCTGGAGTACGCCGCGCAGTTCACGCCGCCGAACCGGGCGGCCAAGGCGGTGGGGCACATCAAGCGGGCGGTCCAGACCGGCGCGGAGCTTCCGCTGGCCGAGGCGCTGGCCGTGGAGCGCGAGCTCCAGCAACTGTTGTTCGAGAGCGAGGACGCGCGCGAGGGGCTGACCGCTTACGTCGAGAAGCGAAAGCCGCAGTTCAAGGGTCGGTAGGCCGACCGGGCGGCACGGCCGTCCGAGCGGAGCACGCCAGAGCCGGGAGGAGACCATGGCCACAGCGGAGATCGGCGTCGAGCGTCGGGCGCCGAACCGCCTGCACATCGGGGGGGATTGGGTGGAAGCGGCGAGCGGCCGCACGTTCACCACGTACAACCCCGTGACGGGCGAGCCGCTCGCGGAGGTGGCGGAGGCCGGGGTCGAGGACGTCGCGGCCGCGGTGGAGGCGGCGCGCAAGGCGTTCGAGTCGGATGCGTGGGCCCGCATGGACGCCGCGGATCGCGGTGCGCTGCTGTGGCGCATCGCGGACGCCATCGAGGCGCGCGGTCAGGAGCTCATGCGGCTCGAGGTGCTCGACAACGGCAAGCCGATCCGCGAGGTGCAGTTCGACCTGCGGGAGACGATCGACGCGTTCCGCTACTACGCGGGGCTGGCCACCAAGATCCAGGGCGAGACGATCCCGGTCCGCGGCAACGTCCTGAACTACACGTTGCGCGAGCCGGTGGGCGT
This genomic window contains:
- a CDS encoding enoyl-CoA hydratase; this encodes MAKVVEDTARAARELVHYEERGGVAVLTLDDPPANTYTYEMMQQLDAAILRARMADHVSVLVLVGAGEKFFCAGANIQMLAEVSPQFKYYFCLHANETLNRLEQTPKLVIAALNGHTVGGGLEIAMAADIRIARRGAGKIGLPEVNLGVLPGTGGTQRLARLVGKARAIELMATGRTFEFDEARDLGIVHDVYDAESRDAFLEKVLEYAAQFTPPNRAAKAVGHIKRAVQTGAELPLAEALAVERELQQLLFESEDAREGLTAYVEKRKPQFKGR
- a CDS encoding peptidase; the encoded protein is MGMRATLRRRMRGIALACLLAVWAPVLACGSSDGPDREGARRDVVYRIPVHGTIELGLAPFVERSLREAAAAGAAAAVLEIETPGGRVDAAQRIVNAVSDSEVPVYAFINRRAFSAGAMIALATRKIYMRPGSMIGAATPVTGEGEKAPEKIVSAMRSEMRALAEARGLDPRIAEAMVDEEVGVEGLVEPGKLLTLTTEEAVRVGYAVETADWETLLEDLGLASAETVVTEVNWAEGLVRFLTHPMVAPLLLSLGFLALLVELKTASFGLAGLVGVACLALFFGAHYLVGLAGWEELILLGVGFVLLGIELFVVPGLGIFGVGGVAAVLGSVFLSMVGSSATAVDLSQAAGGLSFAIVAVLVGGWLVLRSLARRGRLARSGIVLDQALESQAGYLAAPARPELVGATGVAITALRPAGVAQFGDERLDVVSEGEWIEPGTPVRIVRAEGYRHVVRPVE
- the rocD gene encoding ornithine--oxo-acid transaminase; amino-acid sequence: MRGDVAGGAAEARQPSERAAPHGGDAAVGERTRRALETAERWCAHNYEPLPVVLERGEGVWVWDVEGRRYFDMLSAYSALNQGHRHPRILAALYEQAERLTLTSRAFHNDQLGPFLEELCALAGYEKALPMNTGAEAVETAIKAARKWAYERKGVPAERAEIVVCEGNFHGRTTTIVGFSSEELYRRGFGPFTPGFRLVPYGDVEALANALGPNTAAFLVEPIQGEAGVVVPPEGYLRAAAELCRERGVLLVADEIQTGLGRTGRMFASQWEDVRPDVMILGKALGGGVYPVSAVLADAPVLDVFTPGTHGSTFGGNPLAAAVARASLRVIVEERLPERAHELGTWFMGELAAIRSPHVAEVRGRGLLIGVVIRRESGPARPFCEALMRRGVLAKETHEQVVRFAPPLVATREELESVLPAIREVLQGE